Below is a genomic region from Fischerella sp. PCC 9605.
TTTTTGGCAGCGAGCGATCGCATGTCAAATGTAACCGTATCGCCATAAAATGCCATCGCCAAAGCAGCTACCAAAATAAACAGGGAACCGCCCGCAGTATACAAAATAAATTTAGTCGCTGCGTATTGCCGTTTTTTACCTCCCCAAATTGCTAGCAGCAGGTAAACCGGAATCAATTCCAGTTCCCACACCAGGAAAAACAACAGCATATCCTGGACAGCGAACACAGCTACTTGTCCGCCGTACATTGCCAGCATCAAAAAGTAAAATAGCCTTGGCTTCAGCGTTACAGGCCAAGCCGCTAAAATCGCCAGCGTGGTAATGAATCCAGTCAAAATAATTAGGGGCATGGACAAACCATCTGCCCCTACCGACCAATTCAAATCTAGCTGTGGAACCCAGGGATAACTCTCAAACAATTGCAAATTGGGATTGGAGAAATCATACCCAGCATAGAAAGCAGTAACAATCAATGCAAAATCTATCAACCCAACAATCAGGGCATACCAACGTACAGTTTTGCCGTCTTTATCCGGCAGGATGGGAATTAGCAGTGATGCTGCTATGGGTAACAGGATTATTGTTGTCAGCCACGGAAAATTAGCTGTATTCATTGAACTCGCTCTAAAGGTTCGGCTATCTGCTACTAGCTATTAACTAGCAGTTTTTTCGCGATCTAGTTGTTATTTGTTAGGTTGATTTAACAAAAATCAAAAAATATGAAGGCAGGTAAATCGCTTGCCCTGCCTTCATCTAAATAACACACACTTTTTGACGAATAACTCAGTCCTGAGATAGCAAAGTGATTACTCGCGTCTAATGAACAGACATAAAATGTTACGTCTGATTAGGTTACACCAAAGAAAATCACTAAGCCCAGTACAGCGGCAAACACAATCAAGGCGTAGAATTGAGCGCGACCGTTTTCCAGGTATTTCAAACCTTCGCCGCTAATCAGGGTAAAAAAGCCTGTGAGGTTAACAGCACCATCGACAACGCGGTAGTCAACTTCCATGACTTGTCTAGCTAAACGACGTGAGCCGAGGACAAACACTTGATAGTAAATGTCATCAAAGTACCACTTGTTAAGAGATAGCTCGTAAAGCGGTTTGATTTTGGCTGCGATCGCCACCGGATTGATCTTACCCCACAAATACATTAAGGAAGCCACGGTAATCCCAATCAAGGAAATTCCTACCGAACCACCTGCCATGATGTAAAACTCATGCAGATCAACTTCAGCAGCTTTTGCTACCACTTCTTCGAGGGTTTCGTTGGGAGAGTAGATAAACTCCTCAAAGTAGTTAGCAAAGGGAGTCCCCACCAAACCAATCAACATTGAAGGAATTGCCAACAGTGCCAAAGGCAGGGTCATTGTCCAGGGCGACTCGTGGGGATATTCACTGTGGCCGTGACCGTGGTCGTGGTCGTCGTGGTGATGTTCTGCGTGGGCTTCTAGTTCTCCCTTGGTCATCGCACCAGGCCCAAAAGCTGGAGTTCTTTCAAAACCCCCGACAATAGCCATCCCAATTGGAGACTTGAGTTTATCCCATAACTGCCTTTGATTGCCCCGGAATTTACCTTCAAAGGTGGTGAAATACATCCGGAACATGTAGAAGGCGGTAATCCCAGCTGTTAGCCAGCCAATACCCCACAGTAGTGGATTTGATGCAAAGGCGGCACTGAGAATTTCATCCTTTGACCAGAAACCAGCAAAGGGCGGGATACCAGCAATTGCCACACAACCGATGAAGAAGGTAATCGCCGTAATTGGCATAAACTTCCGCAGTCCGCCCATCAAGCGCATATCCTGCGCCAAGTCTGGGTCGTGACCGACGACTGCTTCCATGCCGTGAATCACCGAACCAGAACCCAAAAATAGCATCGCCTTAAAGTAGGCGTGGGTCATTAGGTGGAAAAGTCCTGCACTGTATGCGCCTACTCCCATCGCCATCACCATGTAACCGAGTTGGGAAACGGTGGAGTAAGCTAAACCCTTTTTGATGTCGTTTTGGGTAATGGCAATTGTTGCACCCAAAAAAGCTGTGAATGCCCCAGTGTAGGCAATTGTGTTCATTGCTGCTGGGACGTCTTCAAACACTGGGTACATCCGGGCAACCAGGAAAACACCTGCTGCTACCATCGTTGCCGCGTGGATTAAGGCAGAGATGGGCGTAGGGCCTTCCATCGCGTCTGGTAGCCAAACATGGAGGGGAAATTGGGCAGATTTAGCTACCGGGCCTAAGAAAACTAAAATCGCAAACAGGGCTGCCAGAATATTGCTGAGAGAACCTGTATGAACCAATTCGGAAAGGCGATCGCCCATCACCTGGAAATCAAAGCTT
It encodes:
- a CDS encoding NAD(P)H-quinone oxidoreductase subunit 5; amino-acid sequence: MEVIYQYAWLIPVLPLVGAMLVGLGLISMNQVTNRLRQLNAAFIISLMGAAMGLSFAILWSQLQGHAPYTRTLEWAAAGSFHLSMGYTIDHLTALMLVIVTTVAFLVMVYTDGYMAHDPGYVRFYAYLSLFGSSMLGLVVSPNLVQIYIFWELVGMCSYLLVGFWYDRKSAADAAQKAFVVNRVGDFGLLLGILGLFWATGSFDFQVMGDRLSELVHTGSLSNILAALFAILVFLGPVAKSAQFPLHVWLPDAMEGPTPISALIHAATMVAAGVFLVARMYPVFEDVPAAMNTIAYTGAFTAFLGATIAITQNDIKKGLAYSTVSQLGYMVMAMGVGAYSAGLFHLMTHAYFKAMLFLGSGSVIHGMEAVVGHDPDLAQDMRLMGGLRKFMPITAITFFIGCVAIAGIPPFAGFWSKDEILSAAFASNPLLWGIGWLTAGITAFYMFRMYFTTFEGKFRGNQRQLWDKLKSPIGMAIVGGFERTPAFGPGAMTKGELEAHAEHHHDDHDHGHGHSEYPHESPWTMTLPLALLAIPSMLIGLVGTPFANYFEEFIYSPNETLEEVVAKAAEVDLHEFYIMAGGSVGISLIGITVASLMYLWGKINPVAIAAKIKPLYELSLNKWYFDDIYYQVFVLGSRRLARQVMEVDYRVVDGAVNLTGFFTLISGEGLKYLENGRAQFYALIVFAAVLGLVIFFGVT